The proteins below are encoded in one region of Candidatus Poribacteria bacterium:
- a CDS encoding lysophospholipid acyltransferase family protein → MKQERRNPTALAVGGVKDWCYAFAVKSIGFCVSRLPRSVTLAIGGWLGVLVFWLAPQQRELACDHLRGSLTLSDERQVKVVAKQCFENLGKTVVEFMQFPRLNRKQIQRHVTFAGTEHVQQALALGKGAIILTGHFGNWELLAASISATIAPLTPIVRELRSPRLNTLVSSYREKAGYRTIDRDTGVRHALRCLKRNELLGIVADVDTAVSGVFVDFFGRHAYTPYSPVAIALKTGAAILPTFIVRQPDDSHHAIIEPPLVLKRTAMREKDLVVNTQKFTKIIESYIRRYPAQWIWMHRRWKTQP, encoded by the coding sequence ATGAAACAAGAACGGAGGAATCCCACTGCTTTAGCTGTGGGTGGTGTCAAAGATTGGTGTTATGCGTTTGCTGTCAAATCAATCGGATTCTGCGTATCTCGACTGCCGCGCTCGGTGACATTGGCTATAGGTGGATGGTTGGGGGTCCTTGTTTTCTGGTTGGCACCACAGCAGCGGGAACTGGCATGTGACCACTTACGAGGCAGTCTGACACTCTCAGATGAACGCCAAGTCAAAGTAGTGGCGAAACAGTGCTTTGAAAACTTAGGCAAGACTGTGGTAGAGTTCATGCAGTTCCCGCGTTTGAACCGGAAGCAGATTCAACGACATGTCACTTTTGCAGGAACTGAGCATGTGCAGCAAGCCCTGGCACTTGGGAAAGGGGCAATCATTCTAACTGGGCATTTTGGGAATTGGGAACTTCTGGCTGCCAGCATTTCCGCTACAATCGCGCCGCTTACACCCATTGTTCGTGAATTGCGTTCCCCCCGTCTAAACACATTGGTCTCCAGTTACCGGGAGAAAGCGGGGTATAGGACTATTGATAGAGATACCGGGGTGCGCCATGCACTTCGATGTCTCAAACGTAATGAACTGCTCGGTATTGTCGCCGATGTAGATACAGCCGTGAGTGGTGTTTTTGTCGATTTTTTCGGTAGGCATGCCTATACACCATACAGTCCAGTTGCTATTGCCCTGAAAACAGGGGCGGCGATACTGCCAACGTTCATTGTCCGGCAACCTGATGATTCACACCACGCAATTATCGAACCACCGTTAGTGTTGAAACGGACAGCTATGAGAGAGAAAGACCTTGTTGTTAACACGCAGAAATTCACAAAAATTATTGAATCCTACATCCGACGATATCCAGCGCAGTGGATTTGGATGCATCGTCGGTGGAAAACACAACCGTAG
- the lptC gene encoding LPS export ABC transporter periplasmic protein LptC — MNPTSDDIQRSGFGCIVGGKHNRSRIITPLYLCLLFCVICCKNTEAPVGVTDQPIETVPTQKVDGFFTQHTEAGVIKWTLVGDTSTFHGSYIEVQNPTVQIFEDGVVSMTLNSRKGKQFLTGSEKDNLHLSGDVVGVSVNGTLYSEILHWQNLAGRVYAPEEVTLVRGDSTWIGTEMFSNPTLKTVTMENNQFELHSKDEKSHEYDQTPIEPRAEQR; from the coding sequence TTGAATCCTACATCCGACGATATCCAGCGCAGTGGATTTGGATGCATCGTCGGTGGAAAACACAACCGTAGTAGAATCATTACACCCTTGTATCTCTGTCTGTTATTCTGCGTAATTTGTTGTAAAAATACGGAAGCACCTGTCGGAGTAACGGATCAGCCAATAGAAACCGTCCCGACACAGAAGGTGGATGGGTTTTTCACACAACATACCGAAGCAGGTGTTATCAAATGGACACTTGTTGGAGATACCTCAACGTTTCACGGAAGTTACATTGAAGTCCAAAATCCGACCGTTCAGATTTTTGAAGATGGCGTTGTTTCTATGACCTTGAATAGTCGAAAAGGCAAGCAGTTTCTCACGGGGAGCGAAAAAGATAATCTTCATCTCTCAGGGGATGTCGTCGGGGTCAGCGTAAATGGCACTTTATATAGTGAGATTCTCCATTGGCAAAACCTTGCCGGTAGGGTGTATGCCCCCGAAGAGGTCACACTCGTCCGTGGAGATTCCACATGGATCGGAACAGAGATGTTCTCGAATCCGACACTCAAAACCGTGACAATGGAAAACAATCAATTTGAACTTCACTCAAAAGATGAGAAATCACATGAATACGATCAAACTCCAATTGAACCCCGAGCTGAACAAAGATAG
- the lptB gene encoding LPS export ABC transporter ATP-binding protein, whose translation MAVELQAHGLVKRYTRRGPIVVNDVSLSVQQGEIVGLLGPNGAGKSTTFYMVVGLIRPNAGRITYDDKDITFYPMYKRARLGIGYLAQETSIFRKLTVQQNIEAILEVQGVPKSERVPRIRELTDELGISNLLPRKAYTLSGGECRRAEIARALAAQPNFILLDEPLSGIDPIAVADIKQLIGHLRNRNLGVLITDHNAAETLDIVDRAYIIVDGRITLAGTPTELINSETARDLYFGHNFSYRVE comes from the coding sequence ATGGCAGTAGAACTACAAGCACACGGACTCGTAAAACGTTATACACGGCGGGGTCCCATAGTCGTCAATGACGTGAGCCTATCCGTCCAGCAGGGCGAGATCGTCGGTTTGCTCGGTCCCAACGGTGCCGGTAAATCAACGACCTTTTACATGGTGGTCGGACTGATTCGCCCGAATGCAGGAAGAATTACCTATGACGATAAGGACATTACCTTCTACCCGATGTATAAGCGTGCGAGACTTGGCATCGGTTACCTCGCACAAGAAACATCTATCTTTCGTAAACTGACGGTTCAACAGAACATTGAGGCAATCCTTGAGGTACAAGGCGTGCCAAAGTCAGAACGGGTACCTCGCATCCGCGAATTGACGGATGAACTCGGCATTTCAAATCTACTACCACGCAAGGCATATACACTCTCAGGGGGTGAGTGTCGCCGCGCAGAAATAGCACGCGCCCTTGCGGCACAACCTAATTTCATTCTGCTCGATGAACCGCTCTCTGGAATAGATCCGATTGCTGTGGCGGATATCAAGCAGCTCATCGGCCACTTGCGGAACCGCAATTTAGGTGTGCTCATTACGGATCATAATGCCGCTGAAACACTTGATATTGTTGACAGGGCGTACATCATTGTTGATGGAAGAATTACACTCGCCGGGACGCCCACAGAACTCATCAACAGTGAGACTGCAAGAGACCTCTATTTTGGACACAATTTCTCCTATCGGGTGGAATAG